One Phocaeicola dorei genomic region harbors:
- a CDS encoding nitroreductase family protein has translation MNFLELVKARYSARKYANRPIEAEKLDYIMECVRFAPSAVNFQPWRFRIVTDEAVLKTLYSCYKREWLATAPCIIVACVNHNESWHRRADNKDHADIDIAIAVEHLCLAAAEQGLGTCWVCNFDTPRCSEVLGLPENLEPAVLIPVGYAEDEPTEKKRKPLNEILL, from the coding sequence ATGAACTTTCTAGAATTAGTGAAGGCGCGCTACTCTGCACGCAAATATGCCAATCGTCCTATTGAGGCTGAAAAGTTGGATTATATCATGGAATGTGTACGTTTTGCACCGTCTGCAGTTAATTTTCAACCATGGCGTTTCCGTATTGTTACAGATGAGGCCGTACTGAAAACGTTGTATTCATGTTATAAACGGGAATGGCTTGCTACGGCTCCTTGTATCATTGTGGCTTGTGTGAATCATAATGAGTCTTGGCATCGGCGTGCCGATAATAAGGATCACGCTGATATTGACATTGCTATTGCAGTAGAACATCTTTGTCTGGCTGCTGCCGAACAAGGACTGGGTACTTGTTGGGTTTGTAATTTTGACACTCCGCGATGCAGTGAGGTTTTGGGATTGCCTGAAAATTTGGAACCGGCCGTCTTGATTCCGGTCGGTTATGCGGAGGATGAACCCACAGAAAAGAAGCGGAAACCATTAAATGAAATCCTTCTTTAA
- a CDS encoding HAD family hydrolase, producing the protein MKKLVIFDLDGTLLNTIADLAAATNQALQYYGYPTHEMEAYRFFVGNGINKLFERALPEGERTEENVLKIRSQFIPYYDEHNADLSRPYPGISELLKTLQQQGIMIAVASNKYQAATRKLIAHYFPEINFVEVLGQREGIPAKPDPSIINEIMTKAGVKQEDILYVGDSNVDMQTAHHAGVTAIGVAWGFRPRTELEALHPAHIIEKAEELLPLLLS; encoded by the coding sequence ATGAAGAAACTTGTAATATTCGACCTGGACGGCACATTACTGAACACTATTGCCGACCTAGCTGCCGCCACCAACCAAGCCTTACAGTATTATGGCTATCCTACACATGAAATGGAAGCATACCGTTTTTTTGTAGGAAACGGAATCAATAAATTATTTGAGCGTGCTCTGCCTGAAGGGGAGCGTACGGAAGAGAATGTATTAAAGATACGTTCACAATTCATCCCTTATTATGATGAGCACAATGCCGATTTAAGCCGCCCTTATCCCGGTATCTCCGAATTATTAAAAACACTGCAACAGCAAGGGATCATGATAGCGGTCGCCTCCAATAAATACCAAGCAGCTACCCGAAAGTTAATAGCACACTATTTTCCAGAAATAAACTTTGTGGAAGTACTGGGACAACGCGAAGGTATCCCCGCAAAACCCGATCCATCCATCATAAACGAAATCATGACAAAAGCAGGAGTCAAACAGGAAGATATACTTTATGTAGGTGATTCTAATGTAGATATGCAAACAGCGCATCATGCCGGAGTAACAGCTATAGGTGTGGCATGGGGATTCCGGCCGCGCACAGAATTGGAAGCCTTACATCCGGCACATATCATAGAAAAAGCAGAAGAATTACTTCCGCTTCTCCTTTCATGA